The following proteins are co-located in the Syntrophorhabdales bacterium genome:
- a CDS encoding NAD(P)-dependent oxidoreductase translates to MILITGGLGFLGGNLGKYLLDNGQEVLLTRNRNVEVPTILAPYLGKGLQIAPMDVTAITTICDAVKKYRVKSIIHCASIYEGRGSLYQATEVNVTGTANILEAARLMDVGRITFVSSEGVNQGRKGSTPLKEEEFFWARSDRYIPATKKMAELLCFIYQKEYKMDIVITRPSRIYGPLYTAGRNPILRMVTAVVKGQSTVFRDVNGDEGHDFIYVRDCARVHGLIHCAEKLRHDLYNIGFGKHQTLGEVARALEKIMPDTKITLASGVSTITKTAFDIDAALDNTRIAEEFGYVPEYDLEKGLAALAAWVKDGTYL, encoded by the coding sequence AACGGGCAGGAGGTACTTCTGACCCGCAACCGGAATGTGGAAGTGCCGACCATACTGGCGCCTTACCTAGGGAAAGGCCTCCAGATCGCGCCCATGGATGTTACCGCCATAACCACCATTTGCGATGCCGTCAAGAAATACAGGGTGAAGAGCATCATACATTGCGCGTCGATCTACGAAGGCAGAGGCAGCCTCTATCAGGCTACGGAAGTGAACGTGACCGGAACAGCCAATATACTGGAAGCCGCGCGCCTCATGGACGTGGGCAGAATTACGTTCGTCAGTTCGGAAGGCGTAAACCAGGGACGTAAAGGTTCCACCCCCCTGAAAGAGGAGGAGTTCTTCTGGGCGCGCTCGGACCGCTACATACCGGCCACGAAAAAGATGGCAGAACTCCTCTGCTTCATCTACCAGAAAGAATACAAGATGGACATAGTGATCACCAGGCCGTCGCGCATCTACGGCCCGCTCTATACCGCCGGCAGAAACCCGATCCTTCGCATGGTGACCGCGGTCGTGAAGGGGCAGTCCACAGTATTCAGGGATGTCAACGGAGACGAAGGGCATGACTTCATATACGTGAGAGACTGTGCCCGGGTGCATGGGTTAATTCATTGCGCCGAGAAGTTAAGACACGATCTCTACAACATCGGTTTCGGCAAGCATCAGACCCTTGGGGAAGTAGCCCGGGCACTCGAAAAAATAATGCCTGACACAAAGATAACGCTCGCGAGCGGGGTTTCCACCATCACCAAAACAGCCTTCGACATCGACGCTGCTCTCGACAACACGAGAATCGCTGAGGAGTTCGGCTACGTGCCCGAATACGACCTCGAGAAAGGTCTCGCCGCACTTGCCGCCTGGGTCAAAGACGGCACGTATCTGTAG